A genomic window from Variovorax paradoxus includes:
- the tssH gene encoding type VI secretion system ATPase TssH — MSEISRTALFGKLNSLAYKAIEGATVFCKMRGNPYVELEHWFAQLLQAQDSDLHRVIQHYGLDVSVIAKDMTTALDRLPRGATAISDFSPHIENAIERAWTYATLQFGEAQVRTGYLLVGMLKTQSLRNPLFGLSKQFEKVKVEDLADNFAKICDASPEAQMRAQDGTGMGSGAPGEDSGAMAPAAMGKGDALKKFAVDLTEKAKKGEMDPVTGRDEEIRQIVDILMRRRQNNPLLTGEAGVGKTAVVEGFAQRLARGDVPPQLKDVKLLTLDIGLLQAGASMKGEFEQRLRQVIDEVQSSPTPIILFIDEIHTLVGAGGAAGTGDAANLLKPALARGNLRTIGATTWAEYKKYIEKDPALTRRFQVVQVPEPDETKAILMLRGVASVLEKHHRVQLLDEAIEAAVKLSHRYIPARQLPDKAVSLLDTACARVAVSQHATPPEVEDCMRRIEGLTVEQEIIGREEAIGIDVTKRAAQVTALLAESKVQLDALNARWQEEKGLVDRLLELRSKLRAGNKPVDTPAAATVTDAAPAAAAEPAHDRAALLAELHELQAKIHAVQGESPLILPSVDEQAVASVVADWTGIPVGRMVKNEVEAVLKLADTLNQRVIGQKHGLEMIARRIQTSRARLDNPQKPIGVFMLCGTSGVGKTETALALAEALYGGEQNIITINMSEFQEAHTVSTLKGAPPGYVGYGEGGILTEAVRRRPYSVVLLDEVEKAHPDVHEIFFQVFDKGWMEDGEGRMIDFKNTIILLTTNAGSELVMSMCRDPELLPDSNALADALKAPLMKVFPPALLGRIVTIPYYPLSPEMMKKIVRLQLGRIKKRVETNHGVPFEYSEAVVEQVVARCQDPESGGRVIDAILTNTVLPTISVEYLQRLASGGEIRRVALDVKDADFTYAFD; from the coding sequence ATGAGTGAAATCAGCCGCACCGCCCTTTTCGGCAAACTCAACTCGCTGGCCTACAAGGCCATCGAAGGCGCCACCGTGTTCTGCAAGATGCGGGGCAATCCGTACGTGGAGCTGGAGCACTGGTTCGCGCAACTGCTGCAGGCGCAGGACTCCGACCTGCACCGCGTGATCCAGCACTACGGGCTCGACGTATCGGTCATCGCGAAAGACATGACCACCGCGCTCGACCGCCTGCCGCGCGGCGCCACTGCCATCAGCGACTTTTCTCCGCACATAGAGAACGCCATCGAGCGCGCATGGACCTATGCCACCCTGCAGTTCGGCGAAGCGCAGGTGCGCACCGGCTACCTGCTGGTCGGCATGCTGAAGACGCAGAGCCTGCGCAACCCGCTGTTCGGCTTGTCGAAGCAGTTCGAGAAGGTCAAGGTCGAAGACCTGGCCGACAACTTCGCAAAAATCTGCGATGCCTCGCCCGAAGCGCAGATGCGCGCGCAGGACGGCACCGGCATGGGCAGCGGCGCACCAGGTGAAGACTCGGGCGCGATGGCGCCGGCCGCCATGGGCAAGGGCGATGCGCTGAAGAAGTTCGCGGTCGACCTCACCGAGAAGGCGAAGAAGGGCGAGATGGACCCGGTGACCGGGCGCGACGAAGAGATCCGCCAGATCGTCGACATCCTCATGCGCCGCCGCCAGAACAATCCGCTGCTCACCGGCGAGGCCGGCGTCGGCAAGACGGCCGTGGTCGAAGGCTTTGCGCAGCGCCTCGCACGCGGCGACGTGCCACCGCAGCTGAAAGACGTGAAGCTGCTCACGCTCGACATCGGCCTGCTGCAGGCCGGCGCGAGCATGAAGGGCGAATTCGAGCAGCGCCTGCGCCAGGTGATCGACGAGGTGCAGAGCTCGCCCACGCCCATCATCCTGTTCATCGACGAGATCCACACGCTGGTGGGTGCGGGCGGCGCGGCAGGCACGGGCGACGCGGCCAACCTGCTGAAGCCGGCTCTGGCGCGCGGCAACCTGCGCACCATCGGCGCCACCACATGGGCCGAGTACAAGAAGTACATCGAGAAAGACCCGGCGCTCACCCGTCGCTTCCAGGTGGTGCAGGTGCCGGAGCCCGACGAGACCAAGGCGATCCTGATGCTGCGTGGCGTGGCCAGCGTGCTGGAGAAGCACCACCGCGTGCAGCTGCTCGACGAGGCCATCGAAGCGGCCGTGAAGCTGTCGCACCGCTACATTCCCGCGCGCCAGTTGCCCGACAAGGCCGTGAGCCTGCTCGACACGGCCTGCGCACGCGTGGCCGTGTCGCAGCACGCGACGCCACCCGAGGTGGAAGACTGCATGCGCCGCATCGAAGGGCTCACGGTCGAGCAGGAAATCATCGGCCGCGAAGAAGCCATCGGCATCGACGTGACCAAGCGCGCAGCGCAGGTCACAGCGCTGCTGGCCGAATCGAAGGTGCAGCTCGATGCGCTGAATGCGCGCTGGCAGGAAGAAAAGGGGCTGGTCGACCGGCTGCTTGAATTGCGCAGCAAGCTGCGCGCGGGCAACAAGCCGGTGGATACGCCTGCTGCGGCCACCGTCACCGATGCGGCACCAGCCGCCGCGGCAGAGCCCGCGCACGACCGTGCAGCGCTGCTCGCCGAGCTGCACGAGCTGCAGGCCAAGATCCACGCGGTGCAGGGCGAGTCGCCACTCATCCTGCCCTCGGTCGACGAGCAGGCCGTGGCCTCGGTCGTCGCAGACTGGACCGGCATTCCCGTCGGCCGCATGGTGAAGAACGAAGTGGAGGCGGTGCTCAAGCTTGCCGACACGCTCAACCAGCGCGTCATCGGCCAGAAGCACGGTCTGGAAATGATCGCGCGCCGCATCCAGACTTCTCGCGCGCGGCTCGACAACCCGCAGAAGCCCATTGGCGTGTTCATGCTCTGCGGCACCTCCGGCGTGGGCAAGACCGAGACCGCGCTTGCGCTGGCCGAGGCGCTGTACGGCGGCGAGCAGAACATCATCACCATCAACATGAGCGAGTTCCAGGAGGCGCACACCGTCTCCACGCTCAAGGGCGCGCCTCCGGGCTACGTGGGGTACGGCGAGGGCGGCATTCTGACCGAGGCCGTGCGCCGCCGCCCCTACAGCGTGGTGCTGCTCGATGAAGTGGAAAAAGCCCACCCCGACGTGCACGAGATCTTCTTCCAGGTGTTCGACAAGGGCTGGATGGAAGACGGCGAGGGTCGCATGATCGATTTCAAGAACACGATCATCCTGCTGACCACCAACGCCGGCAGCGAGCTGGTGATGAGCATGTGCCGCGACCCCGAGTTGCTGCCCGACTCCAACGCGTTGGCCGATGCGCTGAAGGCGCCGTTGATGAAGGTGTTCCCGCCCGCGCTGCTGGGCCGCATCGTCACCATTCCCTATTACCCGTTGTCGCCCGAGATGATGAAGAAGATCGTGCGGCTGCAGCTGGGCCGCATCAAGAAGCGGGTCGAGACCAACCACGGCGTGCCCTTCGAGTACAGCGAAGCGGTGGTCGAGCAGGTGGTCGCGCGATGCCAGGACCCGGAGTCGGGTGGGCGCGTGATCGACGCGATCCTTACCAACACCGTGCTGCCTACGATTTCTGTCGAGTATCTGCAGCGTCTTGCTTCCGGCGGGGAGATCCGCCGTGTTGCGCTGGACGTGAAGGATGCTGACTTCACTTACGCGTTCGACTGA
- the tssG gene encoding type VI secretion system baseplate subunit TssG — protein MSTRVDNALRGWSAEPWSFDYFAVMRRLESVAKTTPRWGRALLPSAEPVRVGQEPSLSFAPASFSRFEPATAYSPPRLRQHFFSYIGPNGPLPVHLSDFIRERSLNHGDPTWLAFLDSFSHRFSLHFYRAWAQSRPAVALDRPGEDRFRLQVGALVGIGTPGRVDRDEIHDDARLHFSGWLARRVHNVESVESVLCSYFGVPVKLERWVGHWMSLPVAELTRLGQGESSRSMGMGAMLGTRAWDRQHRVRLHLGPLTLEQYRMFLPIGNARPVLQRWMQQLLGDELEWDAELVLEKAQVPLTRLGDAKGNAPRLGWVSWLGQRKRSRDAADVRIGNQSFNKPIFIRSEEIRSPS, from the coding sequence GTGAGCACGCGGGTGGACAACGCGCTGCGCGGGTGGTCCGCGGAGCCGTGGTCGTTCGACTACTTCGCGGTGATGCGCCGGCTGGAGTCCGTCGCCAAGACCACGCCGCGCTGGGGCCGCGCGCTGCTGCCGAGCGCCGAGCCGGTGCGCGTGGGGCAGGAGCCTTCGCTCTCGTTTGCACCCGCGAGCTTCAGCCGCTTCGAGCCCGCCACCGCCTATTCGCCGCCGCGCCTGCGCCAGCACTTCTTCAGCTACATCGGCCCCAACGGCCCGCTGCCGGTGCACCTGAGCGACTTCATCCGCGAGCGCAGCCTGAACCATGGCGACCCGACGTGGCTGGCCTTTCTCGACAGCTTTTCGCACCGCTTCTCGCTGCACTTCTATCGCGCGTGGGCGCAGTCGCGGCCGGCCGTGGCGCTCGACCGGCCGGGCGAAGACCGCTTCCGTCTGCAGGTTGGTGCGCTGGTCGGCATCGGCACGCCGGGCCGCGTGGACCGCGACGAGATCCATGATGACGCGCGCCTGCATTTCTCGGGCTGGCTCGCGCGCCGCGTGCACAACGTGGAGAGCGTGGAGTCGGTGCTGTGCAGCTACTTCGGCGTGCCCGTGAAGCTGGAGCGCTGGGTTGGCCACTGGATGAGCCTGCCGGTAGCAGAGCTCACGCGGCTGGGGCAGGGCGAGAGCTCGCGCTCGATGGGCATGGGCGCCATGCTCGGCACCCGCGCCTGGGACCGCCAGCACCGCGTGCGCCTGCACCTGGGCCCGCTCACGCTGGAGCAGTACCGCATGTTTCTCCCCATCGGCAATGCGCGCCCCGTGCTGCAGCGCTGGATGCAGCAACTGCTCGGCGACGAGCTCGAGTGGGACGCCGAGCTGGTGCTCGAGAAAGCACAGGTTCCGCTCACGCGCCTTGGCGACGCGAAGGGCAATGCACCGCGCCTGGGCTGGGTGTCGTGGCTCGGGCAGCGCAAGCGTTCGCGCGATGCAGCGGACGTGCGCATCGGCAACCAGTCTTTCAACAAACCCATCTTCATTCGTTCAGAAGAGATACGGAGTCCCTCATGA
- the tssF gene encoding type VI secretion system baseplate subunit TssF — protein MDPRLLSLYEQELRYFRESASEFARAFPKIAHRLGIEGQEVADPYVERLIEATAFLSARVGLKLDAEYPRFTGHLLDIVYPHFLSPTPAMVVVSFVPDPDDANLATGPTLPRGSGLRARQAVGQNTHCEFRTASALRIWPIEVQRAQYFTYAPDLPLNTHPQSRAIRGGLRIALHATAGLNFSQIALDDLVLHFGGAEDVAWQLHECALGQPIGVLVRPLAPSGALQGTAQSLPASAIGAVGFEEDEALLPTTATGFSGFRLLQEYFAFPQRFQFVRIGGLQALLAAMPVTDVEIVLLFSRGDAALEKLVSADNVQLHCVPAVNLFSKRLDRVPMSEGVSQFHLVPDRTRPQDFEVHTITEVIGHGAPGADAVAAEQPFRPFYSAFHGSRNSHPAYFTTTREPRMLSVRQRTEGNRSSHIGSEVYMQIVDPQQAPYAATLRQLAVTALCTNRDLPLLMPLGRENDFDCVDSFPVQRVRMVRGPSRPVSPVVSQGLGWRVVDHLALNYLSLSDSTPEQGAAALRETLMLYAVHADEMRQGQVRGLLSVKCKPVARRLPLKGPIAFGRGLEVTLEVDKDAFHGHSAFLFGAVLARFLSRHVEVNHFVETVLRIAGKGETMRWRPLCGTRQIL, from the coding sequence ATGGACCCTCGGCTGCTGAGCCTGTACGAACAGGAGCTGCGCTACTTCCGCGAAAGCGCCTCCGAGTTCGCGCGGGCATTTCCAAAGATTGCGCATCGACTTGGCATCGAGGGCCAGGAAGTGGCCGACCCGTATGTGGAGCGGCTCATCGAGGCCACGGCGTTTCTTTCGGCGCGGGTGGGCCTGAAGCTCGACGCCGAATACCCGCGCTTCACGGGCCACCTGCTCGACATCGTCTATCCGCACTTTCTTTCGCCCACGCCGGCGATGGTGGTCGTGTCTTTCGTGCCCGACCCCGACGACGCGAACCTTGCGACCGGCCCCACGTTGCCGCGCGGCAGCGGACTGCGCGCACGGCAGGCGGTGGGGCAGAACACGCATTGCGAGTTCCGCACGGCCAGCGCGCTGCGCATCTGGCCCATCGAAGTGCAGCGCGCGCAGTACTTCACCTACGCGCCCGACCTGCCGCTGAACACGCACCCGCAATCGCGCGCCATCCGCGGCGGCCTGCGCATTGCGCTGCATGCCACGGCCGGCCTGAACTTCAGCCAGATCGCACTCGACGATCTGGTGTTGCACTTCGGCGGTGCCGAAGACGTGGCCTGGCAACTGCACGAATGCGCGCTGGGCCAGCCCATCGGCGTGCTGGTGCGGCCGCTCGCGCCCAGCGGTGCGCTGCAAGGCACAGCGCAGAGCCTGCCGGCCAGCGCCATCGGCGCGGTCGGCTTCGAGGAAGACGAAGCGCTGCTGCCCACCACCGCCACCGGCTTCTCGGGCTTTCGGCTGCTGCAGGAGTACTTCGCGTTTCCGCAGCGCTTCCAGTTCGTGCGCATCGGCGGACTCCAGGCGCTGCTCGCGGCCATGCCCGTGACCGACGTCGAAATCGTGCTGCTGTTCTCGCGCGGCGACGCAGCACTCGAAAAGCTGGTGAGCGCCGACAACGTGCAGCTGCACTGCGTGCCTGCCGTCAACCTGTTCAGCAAGCGGCTCGACCGCGTGCCCATGAGCGAGGGCGTGAGCCAGTTCCACCTGGTGCCCGACCGCACGCGCCCGCAGGACTTCGAGGTGCACACCATCACCGAAGTCATCGGCCACGGCGCGCCCGGCGCCGATGCGGTCGCGGCCGAGCAGCCTTTCAGGCCTTTCTATTCGGCCTTTCACGGCAGCCGCAACAGCCACCCGGCCTACTTCACGACCACGCGCGAGCCGCGCATGCTGTCGGTGCGACAGCGCACCGAGGGCAACCGCAGCAGCCACATCGGCTCCGAGGTCTACATGCAGATCGTCGATCCGCAGCAGGCGCCGTACGCGGCCACACTGCGGCAGCTGGCGGTGACGGCGCTGTGCACAAACCGCGACCTGCCGCTCCTGATGCCGCTTGGCCGCGAGAACGACTTCGACTGCGTCGATTCATTTCCCGTGCAGCGCGTGCGCATGGTGCGCGGGCCGTCGCGGCCGGTGTCGCCGGTGGTGAGCCAGGGGCTGGGGTGGCGCGTGGTCGATCACCTCGCGCTCAACTACCTGTCGCTGTCCGACAGCACGCCGGAGCAGGGCGCGGCCGCGCTGCGCGAAACGCTGATGCTCTATGCCGTGCATGCCGACGAGATGCGCCAGGGCCAGGTGCGCGGCCTGCTGTCGGTGAAGTGCAAGCCCGTTGCGCGCCGCCTGCCGCTCAAGGGCCCGATCGCTTTCGGGCGCGGGCTCGAAGTGACGCTCGAAGTCGACAAGGACGCCTTTCATGGCCACAGCGCCTTCCTGTTCGGCGCCGTGCTCGCGCGCTTTCTCTCGCGCCATGTGGAGGTGAACCATTTCGTCGAGACCGTGCTGCGCATCGCAGGCAAGGGCGAGACCATGCGCTGGAGGCCGCTGTGCGGGACGCGACAGATTCTGTGA
- the tssE gene encoding type VI secretion system baseplate subunit TssE → MAELTAQERLQPSLLDRLVDNAPDEKREGDEKRTLTKQALRQAVLRDLGWLFNATGYGLSMDDKQYPNAARSVINYGLPMLSGQFTSSVQRVSMEQALKNAILQFEPRILSRTLEVELVMEGPALDSHNSIGLQIRGMLWAQPVPLEFLMRSRVDLEEGRIEIVDMAQNPR, encoded by the coding sequence ATGGCTGAGCTCACCGCGCAGGAGCGGCTGCAGCCCTCGCTGCTCGATCGCCTCGTCGACAACGCCCCCGACGAAAAGCGCGAGGGCGACGAGAAGCGCACGCTGACCAAGCAGGCACTGCGCCAGGCCGTGCTGCGCGACCTCGGCTGGCTCTTCAACGCCACCGGCTACGGCCTCTCGATGGACGACAAGCAATACCCGAACGCGGCGCGCTCGGTCATCAACTACGGATTGCCTATGCTGTCTGGCCAGTTCACCTCGTCGGTGCAGCGTGTCAGCATGGAACAGGCTTTGAAGAACGCAATCCTGCAGTTCGAGCCGCGCATTTTGTCCCGCACACTCGAAGTGGAACTCGTCATGGAAGGCCCGGCACTGGACTCCCACAACAGCATCGGCCTGCAGATACGCGGCATGCTGTGGGCGCAACCGGTGCCGCTCGAGTTCCTGATGCGAAGCCGCGTAGACCTGGAAGAAGGACGCATCGAGATCGTGGACATGGCGCAAAACCCAAGGTGA
- a CDS encoding type VI secretion system accessory protein TagJ, whose protein sequence is MTTAAEFLKAADPAAALKALSDDVRAKPSDSKHRVFMAQLLCVLGQWERALNQLTVAAELDALAVPMKQVYGEAVRCEGLRAEVFAGTRTPMIFGQPDQWLALLIESLLRQGRGESELAEDLRQRAFDGAPAISGTIDGAPFEWLADADMRLGPVLEAFVNGKYYWIPYARLAHIKIEPPEDLRDCVWMPAHLQFENGGETLALIPTRYEGTEKVEDGELRLARKTEWRELRPEVWAGYGQRVLGSDAGEYALMDVREILFTQAEAPAEGAVDG, encoded by the coding sequence ATGACGACCGCCGCCGAATTTCTCAAGGCCGCCGATCCGGCCGCCGCGCTCAAGGCCCTGAGCGACGACGTGCGCGCCAAGCCTTCCGACAGCAAGCACCGCGTGTTCATGGCGCAGCTGCTGTGCGTGCTCGGGCAGTGGGAGCGCGCGCTCAACCAGCTGACCGTTGCGGCCGAGCTCGACGCACTCGCCGTGCCCATGAAACAGGTCTACGGCGAGGCCGTGCGCTGCGAGGGCCTGCGCGCCGAAGTGTTCGCCGGCACGCGCACGCCCATGATCTTCGGCCAGCCCGACCAATGGCTGGCGCTGCTCATCGAGTCGCTGCTGCGCCAGGGCCGCGGCGAGAGCGAACTGGCCGAGGACCTGCGCCAGCGCGCCTTCGACGGCGCGCCCGCCATCAGCGGCACCATCGATGGCGCACCCTTCGAATGGCTGGCCGATGCAGACATGCGACTGGGCCCGGTGCTCGAAGCCTTCGTCAACGGCAAGTACTACTGGATTCCGTATGCGCGCCTCGCGCACATCAAGATCGAACCGCCCGAAGACTTGCGCGACTGCGTGTGGATGCCCGCGCACCTGCAGTTCGAGAACGGCGGCGAAACCCTTGCGCTGATTCCCACGCGCTACGAGGGCACAGAAAAGGTGGAAGACGGCGAGCTGCGTCTCGCGCGCAAGACCGAGTGGCGCGAGCTGCGCCCCGAAGTCTGGGCCGGCTACGGCCAGCGCGTGCTCGGCAGCGACGCGGGCGAGTACGCGCTGATGGACGTGCGCGAGATCCTGTTCACGCAGGCCGAGGCGCCCGCCGAAGGCGCAGTCGATGGCTGA
- a CDS encoding type VI secretion system tube protein Hcp has product MAFLDDGSWSPEDAQRFYELIGTGSAETDLVMLIENKGAPVEGELDRPFDDGKARMNIGGYYWSVQVPESSSQNQVVPNNLIVARRSDAATATIASLLRAQEKDLKVVISAFKSGGDERSPDAQSTFEMVLENARICRLVLNSGGHWGVPSELISISYRTVKVKSAPQKTTGLRGAVRECQFTRA; this is encoded by the coding sequence ATGGCATTTCTAGACGATGGCTCCTGGAGCCCTGAAGACGCCCAGCGGTTCTACGAACTGATCGGCACCGGCTCGGCCGAAACCGACCTGGTCATGCTGATCGAGAACAAGGGCGCGCCGGTCGAAGGCGAACTCGACCGACCCTTCGACGACGGTAAGGCGCGCATGAACATCGGCGGTTACTACTGGTCGGTGCAGGTGCCCGAATCTTCCAGCCAGAACCAGGTCGTGCCCAACAACCTGATCGTTGCGCGCCGCAGCGACGCGGCCACCGCCACCATCGCCAGCCTGCTGCGCGCGCAGGAGAAAGACCTGAAGGTCGTCATCAGCGCCTTCAAGTCGGGCGGCGACGAGCGCTCGCCCGATGCGCAGTCGACCTTCGAGATGGTGCTGGAGAACGCGCGCATCTGCCGGCTGGTGCTCAACTCCGGCGGCCACTGGGGCGTGCCCTCGGAGCTGATCTCCATCAGCTACCGCACGGTGAAGGTCAAGTCGGCACCGCAGAAGACCACCGGCTTGCGCGGCGCGGTGCGCGAATGCCAGTTCACCCGCGCCTGA
- a CDS encoding caspase family protein has translation MTRAAALGHAARLHLHLRPKGKGVTQLRFLQVLLVLWLLACCTLAFATPRALLVGVSELVNQPQALWLQAPRNDVMLMRDALLKQGFAAPDIAVLADGVSGAALPESQAIHDALARLLAQSKSGDFVLLYFSGHGTRLRDIAKRYQEPDGLSENFLARDVRGTLGSDNVLTGDLRDVDFDAWIQSFLAKNVFVASVFDTCSANSMTRGTADAPATAEGPPDDEVRWRGLRVTQLTGGAPPARPQTPPVPAEAVPRARYVAFFASESHQITPELRLPRKARNARPQGLLTWAVVEALSRKPATWRDLFDGVLAQYPPVIDELAQRFPTRELPSPVAEGNLDAPLFANSGAPASTRPVWRAQRSGDSLAIKAGLLDGLAQQQELRVLATLEDGAVRSAPATVSQIKLGGAWLAVPAALKDVSGAAFWSVTPMSEPAATALRVRADKPLPAGLSLDYPAAIRPTDDAATADVRWTDLGPSGQRLELLSPLFGATVSTVVLPDTATLRRRLQALAQLKWLAQLQAYGKDGQLDGFDAALEVWSADRMLRSTPVAQAASALPSLRTGERLRLNVRNTSGRSLDLVIAGIDARGNLQSVYPDELVGETNRFKRGTPDQPSVKRFDLPWLDAAGDARLLVMAVPATPYSAPRLFGVAYAQADVSEVRVRGGQPPAESGERQVFAALLRRSGGAMDGGGARP, from the coding sequence ATGACACGCGCCGCGGCCCTCGGGCATGCTGCCCGTCTGCACCTTCACCTGCGGCCCAAGGGGAAGGGCGTCACGCAATTGCGCTTTCTCCAGGTGCTGCTCGTGCTGTGGCTGCTCGCCTGCTGCACCCTGGCCTTCGCCACCCCGCGCGCCTTGCTCGTCGGTGTCTCCGAACTCGTCAACCAGCCGCAGGCACTGTGGCTGCAGGCGCCGCGCAACGACGTGATGCTGATGCGCGACGCGCTGCTCAAGCAGGGCTTCGCGGCGCCCGACATCGCAGTGCTCGCCGACGGCGTGAGCGGCGCCGCGCTGCCAGAATCGCAAGCCATCCACGACGCGCTGGCCAGGTTGCTCGCGCAGTCGAAGAGCGGCGACTTCGTGCTGCTGTACTTCTCCGGCCACGGCACCCGCCTGCGCGACATCGCCAAGCGCTACCAGGAGCCCGATGGGCTGTCGGAGAACTTTCTCGCGCGCGACGTGCGCGGCACGCTCGGCAGCGACAACGTGCTCACGGGCGACCTGCGCGACGTCGACTTCGACGCGTGGATCCAGTCCTTCCTCGCGAAGAACGTGTTCGTCGCCTCGGTGTTCGACACCTGCTCCGCCAACTCCATGACGCGCGGCACGGCCGATGCACCCGCCACCGCCGAAGGTCCGCCCGACGACGAAGTGCGCTGGCGCGGCCTGCGCGTGACCCAACTGACGGGTGGCGCACCGCCAGCGCGACCGCAGACGCCGCCCGTGCCGGCCGAAGCCGTGCCACGCGCCCGCTACGTCGCCTTCTTCGCGTCCGAAAGCCACCAGATCACGCCCGAGCTGCGCCTGCCCCGCAAGGCGCGCAATGCCCGGCCGCAGGGCCTGCTGACTTGGGCGGTGGTGGAGGCGCTGTCGCGCAAGCCCGCCACCTGGCGCGACCTGTTCGACGGCGTGCTCGCGCAGTACCCGCCGGTCATCGACGAACTCGCGCAGCGCTTTCCTACGCGCGAGCTGCCGTCGCCGGTGGCCGAAGGCAACCTCGATGCGCCGCTGTTCGCCAACAGCGGCGCGCCCGCATCCACGCGCCCCGTGTGGCGCGCGCAACGCAGCGGCGACAGCCTGGCCATCAAGGCCGGTTTGCTCGACGGTCTCGCGCAGCAGCAGGAGCTGCGCGTGCTCGCCACGCTCGAAGACGGCGCCGTGCGCAGCGCGCCGGCCACCGTGTCGCAGATCAAGCTCGGCGGCGCATGGCTGGCCGTGCCGGCGGCGCTGAAGGATGTATCGGGCGCTGCGTTCTGGAGCGTCACGCCGATGAGCGAGCCGGCCGCCACCGCCTTGCGCGTGCGCGCGGACAAGCCGCTGCCCGCCGGCCTCAGCCTCGACTACCCGGCCGCGATCCGCCCCACCGACGATGCGGCCACCGCCGACGTGCGCTGGACTGACCTCGGCCCCTCGGGCCAGCGCCTCGAACTGCTCTCGCCGCTGTTCGGCGCCACGGTTTCCACTGTGGTGCTGCCCGACACCGCCACGTTGCGTCGCCGCCTGCAGGCCCTGGCGCAGCTCAAGTGGCTCGCGCAGCTGCAGGCTTACGGCAAGGACGGCCAGCTCGACGGCTTCGATGCCGCGCTCGAAGTGTGGAGCGCCGACCGCATGTTGCGCAGCACGCCCGTTGCTCAAGCGGCGAGCGCGTTGCCCTCGCTGCGCACCGGCGAGCGCCTGCGCCTGAACGTGCGCAACACCAGCGGCCGTTCGCTCGATCTCGTCATCGCCGGCATCGACGCGCGCGGCAACCTGCAGTCGGTCTACCCCGACGAGCTCGTCGGCGAAACCAACCGCTTCAAGCGCGGCACGCCCGATCAGCCCTCGGTCAAGCGCTTCGACCTGCCCTGGCTCGATGCTGCTGGCGATGCGCGACTGCTGGTCATGGCCGTGCCCGCCACGCCCTACAGCGCGCCGCGCCTGTTCGGCGTGGCCTATGCGCAGGCCGATGTGTCGGAAGTGCGCGTGCGCGGCGGCCAGCCACCTGCAGAGAGCGGCGAGCGGCAGGTGTTCGCGGCCCTGCTGCGCAGGAGTGGCGGCGCCATGGATGGTGGCGGAGCCCGGCCATGA